taaaaatttttttaatacatataaataaatacatttaaaatttaaatgttttatatttttaataaaaaaatttaatttataaatttaatatgtactcttaaataaataaattctaaaatttatgctaaatttaacaatttgaccatttaaattttattataattttattataaatttataatcacctgagttttcaccattTAAGATGTTTTATTCAAAATCCCAAGGCTGGGCCTACTCACATTAACGTAGCGTTGACAAGTGACAATGACTGCTTTCAACTCCTTCAGATCGTCCAAATTGGTCTCATGGAAATCTGTTCgtaattttcttttcagaaAGCTTTATATTATTCTGATGAAAATCACTTGCTTAAATTTTCCCAGAAACCAAATAGAGAAAATCGTTGTTCTCCTTTTTTGTTTCTATTCAATTGAAGTGAAAACGTCCATGAATCGCAGACCGGCAGGCTTCAGCAAACCCTAGCGAATTGCATAGAGCGGAGGGGCAAGGCTTTGCATTCAGGAAAGGGTTCGACAGTGCGATTGTGCCCTGGGTTCGCCGGCGAAGGAAGGTACTTTGATTATCGGAGCAATTTGATTCCGGCATCTATTGATTTTGTTCAGGTGTCGCCTCTCTGTACGACTCTCTGTAAAAATGGTTTCCGTGTTCGAACCGTAGAGCACTTACTTTCTGCATTGGAGGCTGCtggagttgataattgcagaattGAGATTGAGAATTTGGATGCTGAAGAGCGTGATGCTGAGGTAACATTTTTGAACTGTGTATTCAATTGTTTCATGAATTGTAAAACTTTTATATAtttcaataatataatttaaaagccAATGAGCTAtagctcaaatggcatagtctcTCCATACTCACGTAGAGATTAGAAAAACATTATCTCCGTTTGGTGCAGAAAAATATCCCTAGTCTATTCTGATTGTAATTGTattattgattttcttttttagcAGATTCCTATATTTGATGGATCAGCAAGAGAATGGGTTGAAGCAGTGGATGAAGTTGGTTTAAAGGTGGCAACAACCCGGGATGGCAAACATTGTGAGAAAATGGCAGCACATGTGAATGAACCGGTGTATGTTTGGAGGGATGATTCTTTTGTTTCTGCATTTCCTTCAAACGTGGTTAAGATAAGTTATGGCATCAGCTTTCTACAGGTAAAGAATGATTGATACATTGGATTGAGAATATTCTTTTGTTCCCAAAGAGTATTAGAATACTATTACTAGTATGctgatattttaaattcaattgaTGTTGAATGTAAGGTCACAACTCACAACTGCAGATTTTATCTATTCATAGATGCTTAGCATTGAGTAATAAGCAAGTACACTTCCTTCTTGTAGGCACCAGCTATAGGCTCCCAGTGGTTTTCTACACCATCTGTGGACAATTTGTTTTATACCAGACAGATCGCTTTGGCAAGAACTTTCTGTATTTATGAGGAGGTTAGTACGATTTTCTATTTCTGATCTAGTTATTGCCTTTGTGTTGCAATGTGTCATTTAGTGGAGAATCATTTGAGAGTTGATATGTCATTTGTGATTTGTCACTTATATTTTATCACTAAATATACAAGAATTATGCCTTATCTACTACATGGGTTCAATTACACTTCATCCAGATTTGTACTTGATGCATTTGATTAAGATCTACAATGAGTACCCATCACAGCCATCATGACATTGTTAAATTTAGCcagatatataaattaaatgaaaagtagTGTGAGGGGAATACAGGGAATACAGAGACCTAGAAAAACTATAATAAAACCACAAGAGATTTAGATGTTAATGGTATGACTTTTCTTGATTCATATAGTCAACTTTACCTTGTTGGAAATGTAGCAAACTCTTTTCTTGTGGAAATAATTCATCCTGAGTATCATTTTGTCTATGCTTAGGTGTGGGTAATATCACGTGCACTAAGAGTTTAGTGTTTAGGAAGGGTATGatgttatttttgtcttttgctGCAAACAAGTTACTATTGTGTTTTGCAACGAAACTTGCGGGCACATGGGGAATATGTTACCTGGTTTTATAGGCACAAATTACATATATACGAGACCCGTATGTTTTATGGAATTGCATCAGTTTTTTGCAGTAATTTTTTTAGGTGTAATTGTGTGAGAACTAAGATCTAATAGTGTGAAGGAAGGTAGCAGAATATGAATAATAGCACTAAGATTTAATCTCTACTAGTGATCAAAATAGTGTGAAGAAAGGTAGCAAAATATGAATATTAGTGCTAGGAATGATCTCTACCAGTGGAGTTGTGATCTCCTCCTTTGAGTGTGTTGATAATAAttgataaggaaaaaaaaaggatgAACAGTCTTGCTGAGTATTCAAGAGACTCAGTTGTCTCCTAGTCTTATCTTGTTTTTCCAATTTTCTAAGGTGCTCCCCCACAGTTCTCACCCCTTGGCCTACTTAATTCTCCTTCAAACAGAAATAACAATCTATCATCTCCCTCATGCTAACTTGCCAGGTAGACAAAGTTACACAAACATTCATCTGTGTCTTGCATGCCTAACTTTTCAAATTATCCGTAGCAACAATTAAACCCCTGACTATAATTAACTTAGTAcctaacactttttttttcttctatatatTTATTCCCATGTGTTCGACATGATGTGGTTCACacttttaaaatatcttgcaGATTGAGCAAATGCGCAATGTTGGACTAATCAAGGGGGGTTCTCTGGAAAATGCCATTGTATGCTGGTAAAACCCTGCTACGAGTATACATTATTACTGTTAATGATGATCAAATATATGATAGCTAGTGAACCTATTTAATAGCTCTGGGAATAAACCATGGTAAAAATCTTAGTAGCAACACTTTTGCACATACGTTGGATAAAATAAACACATACTTTGGCACGTACTTACAGCTAAAATTTTTTGTCCTATTCTGCAGTGTAAAAAGGATTCTCACTATAAGAGAGTTGGTCTTTAGcgttctttttaataaaaaaactcaCTCTCAAGTCTCAACGGATAATTTGCTATTTGTGTAACTGACCAGTCTAGGTAATCATCTTATTGTACCAACCCTGTCTTTTAAAGATGATGTAAATATACTTGACTCGTGGTAAGGGAGGTTAGAGATGGAAAGTTATGATGTAAAATGGGATGGACACTTCAAGATTTTCATCTGTTTAGAACAGCATAATAGACGCTTAAACAAGTAGGGGTCATTTAACTAATGCATATATTTCAATTACCATAAATATAGGATATGATTACAATTGCAGGATATCGATAGCCTATACAATGAATTCAAATACTATGAGTATGGACACAATTTAAAGTAATATGCAATTTATTCCTTGAGAGATTTGCATGACATAAATCTAGTCTTTGAAAGATATTCAGCATCAAATAAGTTTAGAAATAAAGTGATATCACACATTCGCATTAGCCCCTGAATGTTGTTTGACGTAAGTCCCTCCCTGATGCCCACCTACATAGATTCGTTTGGTATCTGGTGATCTTTTACAAAGTTATGCACTCATCATGTATTTACTTCTGTATTACTGTATAACTCTGGTTTTCTTCTGTAGTACCAGTAAAGGTTGGTTGAACCCACCTCTGCGTTTTAATGATGAACCATGCCGCCACAAGGTCTTAGATCTTATTGGTGATCTTTCACTTTTTGCTCAGTTTGGGAATCAAGGACTTCCAGTGGCACACATTGTAGCTTACAAGGTATGGCCATATGAGCCTTTGGTTCTATTTCCTTGCTTTCGTTGGATCTCTGTCACTTTGCTTAATACTGTGTGTCGCTAGAACTGCACCCTTCTTCTTGAAATATAGAAGTGCCACTTTATCTCAATGCAAAAGAAGTTGCATGCTCCAAAATTTGATTCCCAGATCGGATTATGCCTCAATCAGCATgatttttaatgcaattgacTCATAACCTTGGTGCAGGGTGGCCATGCTTTGCATGCTGGTTTGGCACGCCAGTTAATGGGTGAGTGATTTCAAAAGCTAGTGCGCAGCCATGATTAAACACGAGCCAGTTGCAGGTTCAGGCGAACTTGTTAAAGTGGTTTTCCAAATTGAGTTGCGGGGAAGCAAATGGAGATGAAGACATCCTAGCTGGGAAGGCACATGGCCTCCCTCTCGGAATGCATGTTTTTTATAGGGAAACAATTCACGTGAGCAGGCTTTGAGTAATTACTAAATCAGTACctaagtttttaaaattggatACTTTGGtctctcaaattttaaaatacacaaaacagTCGCTAACATTTATTTTGTTAGACAATATAGTTCTCCTTTATTAGTTGTTACAGGTGACTGCAGACGTGAAATATTAACTTGCACACATTGTTATTAACTGAGTTGTCCTCAACTCAGTTTTCAAGAATAAAGTacaaaacaattttcaaaaaatttaaaatatctcaatatgaaagattttaaaaattttaaaagttccTCGgaatgtttttaatatttttaaaagtcaaAGTTTTATAACACTTTTActaattagaataataaaatattaataaaaaatatataataaataaagaatacaaaaaataacaaaatatatattaaaaaattttttatttattaaccaaaaaatattcTAAGAAATAATTGTTTCGAAGTTTATCTGAAAGGTGATTTGGGCCTGAACATGAAGTTGAGACTTTCTGATGCAGCGTGAAGTGGGGAGTGGTACAAGCATCCGACTTGTGTCCAGCCAAGGTGTTGTCATCCGAGTTTTTCGTGAGGAGGTGGGGAGTGGTATAAGTAGGTTTTTTGTAGATTTTGACTCGAATATACTTGAAAAGTGTCTgtatatttatagtagagtaGAGAACCACCCTTTAGAGTGGTTCCACTTCGATAACTGCTCTATTTATCTTAAGAATTTGTTGAGATCTACCTTCTACATGAGATGTAAATAGTAGAAGATATTTAAGAGAGGtagttacttatttaaataaacaagGTCGGACTATTCGTGTCGTGCCCGAGCTCAAGAAGTCAAGTGAGTACAAAAAAAGCCATTTTTTTGGGTaggtctttatttttattaaatctgATTTTATGTTTTTAGATTAGAATATAAAcatgaataattaaatattatgttggattaaaaattttaatttattgaggTCATATTGAATAAAATCGGATGTAAAACTTTAAAATATGGATAGAATTagaaatttaatattttcaacttGCGAATAAGATGGAATTATAGTTTAAGGTTTAAATCCTAACTATGGCCAGCACTAGCAGTGTCGATATTGTGCGCATCCATTTAATTGAGTTACTAATCATAGTTAATTtcatttacaaattattttcaaaaaatagcttaaaaaaAATCGAGGGACCCACAAGGCATTGACGTGAATAATATTTAGTGGTATCTGCAGATGCTAAGGCTTGCTCTCGGAGGAGGGAAACATTTCTCCGCACGCAATAATGTCTAAAACATATATTACTCAGTGGAAACATGTATTACTAAGTGGAGTAATGACGTAATCtcctaattattttttgaaagaaaataagaggTATATACTCCTAATAATAGGTTTAAAGATTCTCTTAATACAATATTTAGCCCAAACTTGCATCAATCGTAATTCACACTATCTAAACTTAAttaatgtatataatattttgggATAAGATGGTTTTTCAGACACATTAATGATCATTTTTCATATTTCTATTCATTGACATTGACATAAAACATAACATGCCTCCCATAGAGGGGGTCATTCTAACATACCACAAGTTCATCCACAATCAATTGAGAATATATACAAATAAGAggtaaagtaaaataaaaaattgtagtTAAGAGGCAGAATTGTAGCCTAATCACTAGCTAGCAAACTGTGTTCCACTTAGATTCAGCAAACAAATGTGACTTCAAAGCTAAAAGCATAAAAGAAACTTTTTGAATATGTGACAAAATGGAACTGTCAAATTCATAGAAGTTTCCCAACTTAGCACATCTCAGTGCAAAGTGCAAAAGGATGATCTAAAAAGTAAATCTTTGCATGGTTTTAACACATAATAATTGTTATTGCTCACCATGCCCCCTGCCACTACTTCCATTTCCCTTAATTTCATAACTAACTTTAAAGGGAATGGATCAAAAAGGCTCCTTATCACCATTATTGCGTTCTTTCAAGCCAGAAGGAAGTCTACAGTTAGCAGAAAGTTCATCAGGAATTTTGCAAAATGACAAAATGGAAGACGAAACATTATGCGGAAACAAGCACATACCTAATTATCAAAGAAGCGTGATCGGCGCCTATGCGATCTGGCAAAGGacacaattatatattatttatcttatattgaATCGATGCAAAATGGTGCCGGTGCCGGGCAATCAGATATATGAAACCTCAAAACATTAAAAACAATAGTcggaaataaaaaaagaaaaaaaaagaataaagtaaACAGAGCATATCGTATCTCAAAGTACAACAACACACAGTTGAGTATACAATAGTAACTTGAAGAAAACCGCGACAAATCAGGTTGCTAAAAAATGAGTTAGATAAATTAAAGTATCCTCTCGAGATGACCGTACAAGACCAATTAAGGCATACATTTTCAGAATTGACCGTATCGTGTTAATGTGAAAAATCATTGGTGAAAATCTGCACGCACAATTTGCACATGAAATGATCCTCACCAATGAGATCACATTTACTTTCATCGACACGACATAACATCAAAACATCAatacatgaaataaaatattatctttGCCAGTAATGCAAATTGCAAATGAAACAATATCCACTTAAAATGTGAGTTATATTATTATCATCAAAAGGTActatattcttttaaaaaaagaacgATTACAAgttcataataataaatatatgatgGTGTCCTTGAACAGTAAAAACAAGGGAACAAGTTCAGAATGTTCAAAAAGGAATATTTCAGTTCTAGTCCTGCATCCTTTCATCACACCATAATATAATCTTGTGCATAGAGTACTGTAATGAAATGATCATACCTCAATAAATCAGAAAGTTAAGACACATCACATAAAGATAAAGTACAGTTACACTGCAATATAGCAAAAAGCAACAGTCGATTTAAAGGAAGACAAGTTTATTACCTGCCGTAACCACGGTTACCCCTTGAGGGGCCCCTTGTACTaacaaaatcatcatcaatctCATCTAGCCCATAGTCATTGTACTCCAAGGATACAACAGAACCTTCATCTGAATTTGAAGTATCATAACTTAAACGGCGATTACTCCTTCTGGTATCACCTACTCTTGCCCTCCTTCTATTTCTTGAACTTCTGAAGTTGTCAAAGACTTGATACAATATACAAGAGGTCCACCAATTGCCATCATCTCCGGGGAAGTCCTCAAACTCATCTCTAGAATCATCATCCCCGTATTCAATCACATAATCTCCCAAAACCACGCCCCTCGGGGTTTCTGAATGAATAGTGCTCAAAACATCTATAATCTCAGAGGACTGTTGGAAATTCTCCCAATCAAGCTGTCGAGCGGGATCTATTTTTGACGGACGGGCATGAGGATGTTCAAGTTGAGCATGTTGCTGTAACTCCAAGTAACTTCCCATGAATTTACATTTCACCTCATCACAGCAACGCTTCTTCTCATCAAGATGCGAACGAGCCTTGTCAACAACAATCCACCCAGAAACCTCACCCCTACACAATGGACAACTCAGCTTGCATCGACCATCCGGTGCCACTTGCTCATTATTTTCTATGGCAGCATCCGGCACCACTGGAACATTACTTTCTACAGAAGTTTCATCAAGTGCTGGAGATGATGACATACCACAGGCACTTTTGAAACGATCCAAACAATTAGAGTGCAGATGGTTCGTGTCACATAGAAAAGGACGACATCCTTTTTCATAAGATGAACACTGAAGGAGCACACTATTATGAGGGAAATCTAAGCATATGGGACAGACAACGTCCTCCCAACTGATATCTAACAACTCAATATCCTCCATGCTGTTTCACCAAGATTGGACTATGCTATCAAAATGACCGAAACCATGAACAGTCTGCTTTATACAAAAATTGTGTATGTTCTAGCACATGGATTGCTCCTTACTCTCAAGAGTCTCAACACCAACGTTGATGAAAACTTGGTGCTATATCAAGCAAATTGTGTCCCTGGTATCGGTTTTAGAACAAGCCTGGCATTCAAGAAATAAGCTCTAGGTTAGAGACATCTGaaacaagaacacaaataaCTGCAAGAAACACCTAGAACCATATCAACAACACCGCATTTTAACAAAATCACTCCACTGAAGTAAGGCTTTCAAAACTTTCAAAACGCATAATGTGAAATGTAAATTGTCAACAAGAAAAAAACTTCTATTCTGAAGTGACAGATATGCGAGGCTTCAAGTTCTTCGGTTATTCAGCGCGAATTTAATCAATATGTGACCAGATAAATGTTGATTAACGAATAAACAGGCTtgtacacacacacacaacaaACAAGACATAGAACAGAGCCATTTAGAGGGTCCATGATTCAAAGTTTCAAACTCCAAATCAACCATAAACTAAATCTGAAATTTCAGCAACACATGCCTACACCTAAATAGCATAAAGCTCagcacaccaaaataaaattgacaCTAATACACACAGTTTACCATATCACGAAAATcgttaattcaaataaaatatcgaCCAATCACATAATAACAATCGACTCtaacaaccaaaaaaaaatccaattttcatttGTTGTATTAAAAATGGGTGACCAAGTTGACCAATCCAAAATTAAAAAGGTATCCCTACCGAACAAATATGGGGACGGTAGGTACACATAAATTGAACAGGACCGATCATATAAACTAATTAACACCCAAAACAATTAATAagacgaaaaaaaagaaacaaattctGAAACAGAGGTGATCAAgtacattaaaataaaatttaaaaaaaaggaaaataaaaagcatgtcaaaaagaaaaagtaaagtgACCTTCTTGAACTGAAGAACTGATGAGTGATGACAGAGAATAGGGAAAGCTCGTACGGAGTGTTGTGTTGTTCGTTGCGATCTCTGTGAAGCTTTGAGGagtctctttctctctctgtgTTCCGTTGTTGATGTTCTTCTTTGCCAAGTGCAATTGTTGaactttatacttttttttttctttttctttttttcttttttgttatttgaaaaaGGGAAAGATAAAATGATGAAGGCAGCAATGAAGGTCCTCGTAGACTCGTACACTGAAAGGAAATGACGCTTTTGCCCTTTGTTGTTGTGCGTGGCTTTCGCCCTCCCAAACTAAGGTGAAAACTCAAGCATCAacttcacctgagttttcactcTAAAATCAATTGTGGAAATAAAATACGGCTTTATTGATAAGGTTAGACACAAACCTTTAAATTCTGTTttggtttttaatatttttggtgaattttattttagtttttaatattttaattattttatttttattttaaaaaaatattaat
This portion of the Arachis duranensis cultivar V14167 chromosome 6, aradu.V14167.gnm2.J7QH, whole genome shotgun sequence genome encodes:
- the LOC107495302 gene encoding probable UDP-3-O-acyl-N-acetylglucosamine deacetylase 1, mitochondrial isoform X1 is translated as MTAFNSFRSSKLVSWKSTGRLQQTLANCIERRGKALHSGKGSTVRLCPGFAGEGRYFDYRSNLIPASIDFVQVSPLCTTLCKNGFRVRTVEHLLSALEAAGVDNCRIEIENLDAEERDAEQIPIFDGSAREWVEAVDEVGLKVATTRDGKHCEKMAAHVNEPVYVWRDDSFVSAFPSNVVKISYGISFLQAPAIGSQWFSTPSVDNLFYTRQIALARTFCIYEEIEQMRNVGLIKGGSLENAIVCCTSKGWLNPPLRFNDEPCRHKVLDLIGDLSLFAQFGNQGLPVAHIVAYKGGHALHAGLARQLMGE
- the LOC107495302 gene encoding probable UDP-3-O-acyl-N-acetylglucosamine deacetylase 1, mitochondrial isoform X3, translated to MTAFNSFRSSKLVSWKSTGRLQQTLANCIERRGKALHSGKGSTVRLCPGFAGEGRYFDYRSNLIPASIDFVQVSPLCTTLCKNGFRVRTVEHLLSALEAAGVDNCRIEIENLDAEERDAEQIPIFDGSAREWVEAVDEVGLKVATTRDGKHCEKMAAHVNEPVYVWRDDSFVSAFPSNVVKISYGISFLQAPAIGSQWFSTPSVDNLFYTRQIALARTFCIYEEIEQMRNVGLIKGGSLENAIVCCKGWLNPPLRFNDEPCRHKVLDLIGDLSLFAQFGNQGLPVAHIVAYKGGHALHAGLARQLMGE
- the LOC107495302 gene encoding probable UDP-3-O-acyl-N-acetylglucosamine deacetylase 1, mitochondrial isoform X2, coding for MTAFNSFRSSKLVSWKSTGRLQQTLANCIERRGKALHSGKGSTVRLCPGFAGEGRYFDYRSNLIPASIDFVQVSPLCTTLCKNGFRVRTVEHLLSALEAAGVDNCRIEIENLDAEERDAEIPIFDGSAREWVEAVDEVGLKVATTRDGKHCEKMAAHVNEPVYVWRDDSFVSAFPSNVVKISYGISFLQAPAIGSQWFSTPSVDNLFYTRQIALARTFCIYEEIEQMRNVGLIKGGSLENAIVCCTSKGWLNPPLRFNDEPCRHKVLDLIGDLSLFAQFGNQGLPVAHIVAYKGGHALHAGLARQLMGE
- the LOC107495303 gene encoding uncharacterized protein LOC107495303; translated protein: MEDIELLDISWEDVVCPICLDFPHNSVLLQCSSYEKGCRPFLCDTNHLHSNCLDRFKSACGMSSSPALDETSVESNVPVVPDAAIENNEQVAPDGRCKLSCPLCRGEVSGWIVVDKARSHLDEKKRCCDEVKCKFMGSYLELQQHAQLEHPHARPSKIDPARQLDWENFQQSSEIIDVLSTIHSETPRGVVLGDYVIEYGDDDSRDEFEDFPGDDGNWWTSCILYQVFDNFRSSRNRRRARVGDTRRSNRRLSYDTSNSDEGSVVSLEYNDYGLDEIDDDFVSTRGPSRGNRGYGRSHRRRSRFFDN